CTCGAGGACAATGGTCTTGGCGACCGAAGGAAGGGAAACTTCCACGGTCAGCGCGTTGTAAAGTGCCGGCAGTTCGTTACGCGGGAACTCCACGTCGACGACGGCACCGATGACACGCACAACACGGCCCACAGCCGTGGTGGTGTTCTGCTCACTTAGAGCTGTGCTCATATCTAGTCACTTTCTCCGCTGTCGTCGAGCGCACCGGCGCCACCGACGATTTCTGTGATTTCCTGGGTAATCTGTGCCTGACGTGCCTGGTTAGCAACACGCGAGAGGTCCTTGACCAGCTCGGTAGCGTTGTCCGTCGCAGACTTCATAGCGTTACGACGGGCAGCGGACTCAGAGGCAGCGGCCTCGAGCATCACTGCGAACAGGGTGCGGGACACGTACTGCGGCAGAAGCTCTGCCAACAGGGTGTCTGCATCAGGCTCGAATTCATAGTCCGGCTTGAGGTCATCTGATCCATCGGACAGCATGTCCTCGCCCTGAGCAATCTCGACATCCTCGTACACAGGCTCAATCGGGAGCATCTGGTGTGCACGCGGAATCTGAGAAAGCATGGACACGAATTCCGTGTAAACAACGTGGACCTGGTCAAAGCCCTGAACGGCCTCGCCGTTGGTGCCACGCAGGCCTTCGCGGTACTTGGCAGTGCCCTCGGCCGTAGCGTTGAAACCATCAATGAGGTGACGACGCACGTCGTGGGTTGCGGCGTAGTCCGGATCCTGGGAGAAGCCCTCCCACGTACCGGCGAGCTCGACACCACGGAAGTCGTAGTAGTCGGTGCCCTTACGGCCAGTCACGTAGAGAACGACCTCATGCCCTTGCTCTTCCAGAGCGGTACGCAGCTCTGCAGCTTTCTTCAGGACGTTGTGGTTGTAGCCGCCACACATGCCGCGGTCACTGGTGACAACCAGGACTGCAACACGCTGGTTACCCTCACGCTCTACGAGCATCGGGTGATCCAACGACGAAGCCGATGCGAGACGTCCGATGACCTTCTCGATTTCGTCGGCGTACGGCTGGGAGTCTGCCACGCGACGCTGCGCCTTGGTGATGCGCGAGGTTGCGATAAGCTCCTGGGCCTTGGTGATCTTCTTGGTCGAGTTCACCGACTTGATTCGGGCTCGAAGTTCACGAAGATTCGCCATGTCCTATTCCCTCCCTTCAATTGCGAAAACGGTCATTGAATAGCTCAACCTGCCTAGTTCTGGGCAGTCTTGCGGGAGACCGTAATCTGCTGCTTCTTGAGCTCGTCCTCGTCGAGTGCCTCGACCGGGGCCTCGGAAGCCAGCGGTGCGCCCTCAGAAGTCTGGAAGGACTTCTTGAAGTTAGCGGTAGCGGACTTCAGAGCCGCCTTGGACTCGTCAGAGAAGGCAACGCCGCCGTCAATCTGCTCGAAGACTGCAGGCTGAGTGTCCTGCAGGTGCTCAAGCAGCTCGGCCTCGAAGCGACGGACATCCTCAACCGGGACATCGTCGAATTCGCCCTCACCAGCGAGGTAGATGGAGGTCATCTGGTACTCGACCGGCTGCGGGTGGTTTTCCTTCTGCTTCAGCAGCTCAACCAGACGCTGACCGCGCTCCAGCTGACGCTTGGAGGCATCGTCCAGGTCGGAAGCGAACATTGCGAATGCTTCCAGGTCGCGGTAGGACGCGAGGTCCAGACGCAGGTTACCGGAAACCTTCTTCATGCCCTTGGTCTGTGCGGCACCACCAACACGGGAAACCGACACACCGACGTTAATAGCCGGGCGGACACCCTGGTTGAACAGGTCGGACTCGAGGAAGACCTGGCCGTCGGTAATGGA
The nucleotide sequence above comes from Corynebacterium amycolatum. Encoded proteins:
- a CDS encoding F0F1 ATP synthase subunit gamma; translation: MANLRELRARIKSVNSTKKITKAQELIATSRITKAQRRVADSQPYADEIEKVIGRLASASSLDHPMLVEREGNQRVAVLVVTSDRGMCGGYNHNVLKKAAELRTALEEQGHEVVLYVTGRKGTDYYDFRGVELAGTWEGFSQDPDYAATHDVRRHLIDGFNATAEGTAKYREGLRGTNGEAVQGFDQVHVVYTEFVSMLSQIPRAHQMLPIEPVYEDVEIAQGEDMLSDGSDDLKPDYEFEPDADTLLAELLPQYVSRTLFAVMLEAAASESAARRNAMKSATDNATELVKDLSRVANQARQAQITQEITEIVGGAGALDDSGESD